The Gadus chalcogrammus isolate NIFS_2021 chromosome 14, NIFS_Gcha_1.0, whole genome shotgun sequence sequence AGGCAATGCATTTGAAAATCGGTCAAGTGGGCTTGGGTTTTAGATGTTGTTGTTATATTGCCTGAAGAGACTGAAACGTTCAGTCAAGTCAAGGATTGCTCAGACAAAGTTAAAAACAACTTTGACATAACAATGGCTTCATTGTGAATGGAGGGTTTTGAAGGCCACGTCGTCCGTCCTCTGATTAAGTGATGGTTTATCAGCACTTCACCTGTCCTTGTCTTTTGTAATCTGCTACCAGAAATATAGAGTGGATGAACCGTTATGTTCGTTATGCTCCTGTGCAAGGATCTTTAGAAGAAATTGGTTATTACTTGAATTTATATCTTCAACAACATGCAGACTTTAAATAAGGGATTGACCAAggcatttatatagtgcttttctagGTATCCaaaggagctgtgtgtgtgtgtgtgtgtgtgtgtgtgtgtgtgtgtgtgtgtgtgtgtgtgtgtgtgtgtgtgtgtgtgtgtgtgtgtgtgtgtgtgtgtgtgtgtgtgtgtgtgtgtgtgtgtgtgacggtgtgtgtgtcatcatctTACATGCACATTAGTTTTGTATAGGCCTTCCTTCCCCATGCTTGGTCTTCCAAGACCTGAACTTTGTTCATATTGTTTTGTACAAACCTTGGTTTGTATACACAAAACACAGTTTGTGTATACAGAGAGCAAACAAATAGTGGTTCTGTATACTCTGTCCACTGTCCACAACAGAGTTGGTTTGTGTACCACCAGAATTAACTACAAATGATCTTATTATATATttactatttatatattattataaatatatatattatttaatttcaGGCAGTATATTTAATGTTacaattattaaataattttaatatttgtatatttactGGTCTTTCATCATAttcctgttttactttttataaaattgtgtgtgtgttctatgtgtgtcttttttttgttttttatagacTGTATAACAAAGGATTTCAATAGGATAACAATGAATCAGATGATGTATTTTTGTTTCCATAGATTTGCATTCATTACTCTTGACAGGTCTACTCGATGACCAAGCTTTTGTGGGCGCTGATTAATTATTAACATATTGGGAAACAATCTATTTCTTCTGTAATATTGAAACTAGTTGTCCCAGTGTTTAACTCTTAATCTCTTCGCAGGAATAATTCAGAGATGCATCCCAGTCAAGTACCACTACACTTCCTCAGTCCTCCCACGGAACCTACCCATCAACATCACAAAGACCATCCGTCAGGACGAGTGGCACGCTCTCCGTaagtgtctttctgtctctgtcctgtctACTTATCTTTAAGGCTATCCGTCTGTCTGGCGCTGTGTCTCTGGTGCTGCCACTTTGGCTAACCCAGAACTTCACAATACACTTTAAAGAGGTTCCAGGCATATACATTTGGTAAAGCAGTGTGGTGACCTTTCTGGACATCATCCTtatcctcgtcctcctcccctccacctccacagacCTCCGGAGGATGACTGCAGGCTTCGTGGGCATGGCGGTCTCCATCATCCTCTTTGGCTGGGTGGTTGGGCTGCTCGGCTGCTGCCAGCAACATGACCTCATGCAGTATGTAGCGGGGCTGCTCTTCCTCATGGGAGGTACTGTAAAAGCATAAAAGCATATTCACGGATGTGTgcgtttgactgtgtgtgtgtatttttgtatttatactTTAGTGCACGTTCGTCGGCGCTTGAATAGGCTTTGTTGCAATATGCAGTGCGGCTACACCCGTGCTCCTACAAAGGAATCGTGTACGGAGCCGCTCATCTCAATCATGAATCACCAAGCTAGCCTCTCTCCTCCTATTTCCTCAGGTACGTGTTGCATCATCTCCCTGTGCACTTGCGTAGCAGGGATCAACTTTGAGCTGTCCCGCTACCCGCGCTACATGTACGGCCTGCCAGAGGACATAAGCCACGGCTACGGCTGGTCCATGTTCTGTGCATGGGGCGGCCTGGGCCTCACCCTGCTGGCAGGCTTCCTCTGCACCCTGGCACCCTCTCTGAGCACGCCCACTCGCACCACCACCCACAAGCCCAGGCAAGAGAATGGAGCCGTgtgatcgccccccccccccccccccccccccccccgcccaccagcCCCGGTGTCAAGTGACCGACGGGATGGCCAGCACCGTCGCCCTGCCGCGCGTCGTATTGTTGAACTCTCATGTAAACTAAATGTCCGGTCGCCATTTCACTCCGCCGTCCACGTCCACGCCATCTGTCTCGGTGTTCCGCGTGCCTACGTCGATGTACGAAGGAGTGAAGTGATGATAAGAAACTTTACACACATGTGTTTCTGGGGTCCTGCGAGAGAGCCCTGGGAAGACAGAGGTTTGAACATTGCAGTGCCCTGAGGCATGGTGGGTTAGAGCACAAACAGAACTCTTCGATGTGTTGCCTTGACCGGCTTCACATGCTAACAGATCTGGAGGGGACTGTTTTTTCTCAAGAGGAATTCGTCTTAAATTTAAATTTGTCTTAAAATGGTGCTCTCCCATGCACAtactacataaacacacaaaataaatacatggatgcatacacacacacacacacacacacacacacacacacacacacacacacacacacacacacacacacacacacacacacagaccaattATAAATGACACACCCAACCAATTGTAGATGAGTCAAGAGAAGCTGTATCCTCAGATAAACACATCAACAAACCGGACCCACGGGCCATGAGCATATGGTCTGCCCTCCTCCTTTAAGTCCAGTGATCTgtgctgtgtttttgttcacAATGAGAAAAAAATGATAGACTGTGGCACAACTTCCCGTTGTTCATCTTTGAAGTACCACACTCACTAATACTGAAGTATAACTCCATGAAGAGACTTCCCCATCTTAAGGCTGAACACTGCCTACCGCAGCATGTGCCACTGAACAAGAGCTATACTAAATATAGCAGGGATTGACCATTAGCGGGGGAAAAAGCAACAATGAATTGGTGTTGAAGAGAAAGAACCTTCTGATTCTTCTGAAAAGATCCAGTATGCTCTACATAGATACAGGTCGAGTAGATCTGCCACGTAGTATTTAAAGTAGATGTTGAATCCgaatgtggttgtttttttccatttaGTGTTAGAACTGTGTGGGTCAATGGGGGTGTGTAagattcctcctcttctttatgGATGCAAGAAGTAGAATATACAGGGTGTGTGACAGGCTGCAGTCCATCAAGTCATATTTTGCGAGCGTATTGGGGTCATCGACACACGGGTGTTAAAAAGCAATGAACTACATCAGTTGAGCTCAGTAGAAGGTAGTGTGAAAAACAATCAGTAGAACAGTATGGACCATGCCAGGTTCTTGGGGCACAGCTTTTTCCATAATACATTCATGCGAAAATGTGATTTTCAATAGCTTTCTCCTTGCATAGCTGTTCCTTGTCATGACACAAATTCCAGTACCACTAGATGTAATATGACATGCTGCTGACTAGATTTTTCCCCACTTCCATCTTTGGGTTTAAAAAGATTTAGAATGGGGGAAATCCCAAATATAACATTCAAATAACGGAAGGTTTTGAAACTTGTAACATTTCACCCGCAAAATACTGAATTGTTGCATAACTAAAGTAGAGAAGGTtatttatacaaaaagtatttcttggtaaattatttaaaaGGCCAAATCTGGATGACTCTCGAGACGTGTTTTACATGAGGAGGACAGCAAATGTGGAGAAAGGCAAATGTTGTTCAAATCATTGTCATTCACATCCAcaatgggtttttatttttaaatccaACACATTGCCATTGTTCAAACTAGCATACCCATGATGTTTTACAAGTACATTGTTCCTGAATGggagtcatgaaaaaaaaatgttatgttAACGAACATGTTTGTAATTCACATCCACATTGCGTACCTTTGAGTGACTACTTTAATGGTATTATTTAAGGTATAACAGCAATTTCTCTATTTTTCAGTTtgccaaactttttttttttcctcctttgcAAGATGTTGGCATTTCTGCACAATCAATCAATTATTTGTATCTGTACATATAAGTGTTTCATAAGGGCCGTTTAATCAGCAAAGGAGAGCATGTCTGCACATCCTTCTGTCTTGTTAACAGAGTGAGGGGTTTTGGTTGTATTGTTACCCTGTCTGAGGCACATTCTCTGGACTCAGTGGTCGTACTTGTACATGTTTGTGCTGGCGAGTAATCCAGTGTATGGAGACAGTGAATCTATGAGGTCATTGTGTTCACACTGCCTGTAACCGTGATTGGAACAGGACTTGCTGGAACGAGTGTATAATTGTTTCAGATGTGTCACCAATAACATCTAGCTTTGCCTTAGAatgtaaaaaaaggaaaagtgtCTCGGCACATTGGACACATCAGTAGCAATGCTGTTACAATGGGAATCTGAAAGAAAACAGTGTTACCAATTGAAGTATTCTAATGGTTTAATAATATTCCAAACTAGTATTACTACAAACGGTAACTATCAGTGAAGAATACATACATGTATTCATACTGGATGTCCTTAGCAAGGCTAACAGGTAATTTAAAGGAAGCACAACTGCACACATTGTCTTTTAGTGCAATGTTTGTGAAAGGTGCTTTTTCCTGCTGGCCTTCTGAAAACGtaatgtagtaggcctacccgTGCACACGCTGTGCAGAACAAGGTCCAAAGGTATCGGGGTAAAAATTAAAAGCACATATTGGATCCCTGCTGTGTATCAAATTGTTAATTATGTAGGACACATGTGGAGGTTGCACCATTAGATAGCAATCCTTCTATAGCAATGATTGGATATGGAATCATTTGTGATATGTTTTTGTACTGAACTATGAAAAAGAAACAGGTGTCATTGACTGATCTCAGCACAATTTAACCATTGTAAACATGTATGCAAGACTGCAGTGAGATTCCTGTTGAATAGTGACTTTGT is a genomic window containing:
- the tmem276b gene encoding transmembrane protein 178B isoform X2 — encoded protein: MAAMKILTSTGLFFAFCALGLLAMAICTDYWYETDARRHRERCKNYANKRNDPGYIYISNHNLPLQMPPKSIERKGNGPDTGAIIRNKRHFVAAASAMESHCSRQFNSTISGLWRKCHREGFDLETEDLIYKGIIQRCIPVKYHYTSSVLPRNLPINITKTIRQDEWHALHLRRMTAGFVGMAVSIILFGWVVGLLGCCQQHDLMQYVAGLLFLMGGTCCIISLCTCVAGINFELSRYPRYMYGLPEDISHGYGWSMFCAWGGLGLTLLAGFLCTLAPSLSTPTRTTTHKPRQENGAV
- the tmem276b gene encoding transmembrane protein 178B isoform X1; translated protein: MAAMKILTSTGLFFAFCALGLLAMAICTDYWYETDARRHRERCKNYANKRNDPGYIYISNHNLPLQMPPKSIERKGNGPDTGAIIRNKRHFVAAASAMESHCSRQFNSTISGLWRKCHREGFDLETEDLIYKGIIQRCIPVKYHYTSSVLPRNLPINITKTIRQDEWHALHLRRMTAGFVGMAVSIILFGWVVGLLGCCQQHDLMQYVAGLLFLMGASLSPPISSGTCCIISLCTCVAGINFELSRYPRYMYGLPEDISHGYGWSMFCAWGGLGLTLLAGFLCTLAPSLSTPTRTTTHKPRQENGAV